The genomic stretch GGTACCGCAGAGGGCTGGACGGATGCTCGTGGGGGCTGCCGCAGTGTCCATACACGTAAAGCTGCCCCTCGGTGGGATAACAAGGGTAGTGTGGGGACGGAGGACACGATGACGCGGCATTATCCATGTAGACATGCGGCTCTGTGGGCAGCCGGTGCATGTGAGGCCCTTGTTGCGGCTGCATCTGCTGAGAGATGGACGCGTGCCAGGGGCCGTAGCTCTGGTGCTCCGGGCGAGAAAGCGTCGCCCGGGTCTGTTCGAGTCGAGACACTCCCATCACAGCTGGCCCTGTCGACGACCTGTTGCACTCCCGGTGGGCGCAGGGCTTACTTGGGGGGTTGGAGCTCAGGAATACCGAGAGAGCGGAGATGCGGTTGATGGCCCTCTGCAGCGTGGCGATCTTTGAGAGACGTTTGCCACTGAGGTCATGGTTCAGAGTGACGCGCAGGGCATTGAAGGCCTGGTTGTAGTCCATGATGCGCTTCCGCTCGCGGACGTTTGCGGCCATTCTTCGCGCCTTTGAGCGGACGGGACGATTACGCTTCTTGGTCTGGCCTTCCTCGGTGTCACTCGGGCTGCACACTGAGCTCTCGCTGTCCTGGAAAGACGCCTTGGGACTTCCCTCGTCCTCCCCTT from Cyclopterus lumpus isolate fCycLum1 chromosome 14, fCycLum1.pri, whole genome shotgun sequence encodes the following:
- the bhlha9 gene encoding class A basic helix-loop-helix protein 9; amino-acid sequence: MSCSSVAGSEFSEEELELGALCQGEDEGSPKASFQDSESSVCSPSDTEEGQTKKRNRPVRSKARRMAANVRERKRIMDYNQAFNALRVTLNHDLSGKRLSKIATLQRAINRISALSVFLSSNPPSKPCAHRECNRSSTGPAVMGVSRLEQTRATLSRPEHQSYGPWHASISQQMQPQQGPHMHRLPTEPHVYMDNAASSCPPSPHYPCYPTEGQLYVYGHCGSPHEHPSSPLRYPQVGEGLGYQPGVWASCTQKYMDAFVEPPPALGLPWQVSYPEHSLSLGSDIL